A region of Streptomyces sp. NBC_01264 DNA encodes the following proteins:
- a CDS encoding VOC family protein: MTVQLNHTIIQSRDRRESAEFLAYLLNLEVGAPWGPFIPIEIANGVTLDFANIPAESITPQHYAFLVSEAEFDEAFEKIKRARITYFADPHGQRLGEINHNDGGRGVYFEDPSGHGMELITVPYGGFKK, translated from the coding sequence ATGACGGTTCAGCTCAACCACACGATCATCCAGTCCCGTGACCGCCGGGAGTCGGCCGAATTCCTGGCGTACCTCCTCAATCTGGAGGTCGGAGCCCCCTGGGGCCCCTTCATCCCGATCGAGATCGCCAACGGCGTCACCCTGGACTTCGCGAACATCCCCGCCGAGTCCATCACCCCGCAGCACTACGCGTTCCTCGTCTCCGAGGCCGAGTTCGACGAGGCCTTCGAGAAGATCAAGCGGGCGAGGATCACCTACTTCGCCGACCCGCACGGGCAGCGCCTCGGCGAGATCAACCACAACGACGGCGGCCGCGGCGTCTACTTCGAGGACCCCTCGGGCCACGGGATGGAACTGATCACCGTCCCGTACGGCGGCTTCAAGAAGTAG
- a CDS encoding dihydrodipicolinate synthase family protein yields the protein MSIRLPSADGGLRLHAPVTAPLAPLTCGPARSRTFYSAAHVVADPLAASAESGPVIDWESTLAFRHTLWAQGLGVAEAMDTAQRGMGLDWPGAAELIRRSTAEARSVGGRIVCGAGTDQLAPDTTHSLAAVTAAYEEQLAHVEQCGATAVLMASRALAAAARDPEDYLEVYGRLLRQSSRPVVLHWLGPMFDPALEGYWGHADLDEATDVFLKIISECPEKVYGIKVSLLDAGREVDIRRRLPSGVRCYTGDDYHYPELIAGDGELASDALLGIFDPIAPIAARAALALDRDDTAGFRELLDPTVALSRHLFAPPTRYYKTGVVFLAWLAGHQEHFAMVGGLHSARSLPHLATAYELADDLGLFPDPELAEARMRQLLALHGVSS from the coding sequence GTGAGCATCCGGCTCCCCTCGGCGGACGGCGGGCTGCGCCTCCACGCGCCGGTCACCGCTCCGCTGGCGCCGCTCACCTGCGGCCCGGCCCGCAGCCGCACCTTCTACTCGGCCGCGCACGTGGTGGCCGACCCCCTCGCCGCCTCGGCCGAATCCGGACCGGTGATCGACTGGGAGTCCACGCTGGCCTTCCGGCACACGCTGTGGGCGCAGGGGCTCGGGGTCGCCGAGGCCATGGACACGGCGCAGCGCGGGATGGGCCTGGACTGGCCCGGCGCGGCGGAGCTGATCCGCCGTTCGACCGCCGAAGCCCGGTCGGTGGGCGGCCGGATCGTCTGCGGGGCGGGCACCGACCAGCTGGCTCCGGACACCACGCATTCCCTGGCCGCCGTCACCGCGGCGTACGAGGAGCAGCTGGCGCACGTGGAGCAGTGCGGAGCGACGGCCGTGCTGATGGCCTCCCGGGCCCTGGCCGCGGCGGCGCGCGACCCGGAGGACTACCTGGAGGTGTACGGGAGGCTGCTGCGGCAGAGCTCCCGGCCGGTGGTCCTGCACTGGCTGGGGCCGATGTTCGACCCCGCGCTGGAGGGGTACTGGGGGCACGCCGATCTGGACGAGGCCACGGACGTCTTCCTGAAGATCATTTCGGAGTGTCCGGAGAAGGTCTACGGCATCAAGGTCTCGTTGCTCGACGCGGGGCGCGAGGTGGACATCCGGCGGCGGCTACCCTCGGGCGTGCGCTGCTACACGGGCGACGATTACCACTATCCGGAGCTGATCGCCGGGGACGGCGAGCTGGCCAGCGACGCCCTGCTGGGGATCTTCGACCCGATCGCCCCGATCGCGGCGCGGGCGGCGCTCGCCCTCGACCGGGACGACACGGCCGGATTCCGGGAGCTGCTGGATCCGACGGTGGCGCTGTCCCGGCACCTGTTCGCTCCGCCCACCCGGTACTACAAGACGGGTGTCGTGTTCCTGGCCTGGCTCGCGGGACACCAGGAGCACTTCGCGATGGTGGGCGGGCTGCACTCGGCCCGCTCGCTCCCCCATCTGGCCACCGCCTACGAACTGGCGGACGACCTCGGCCTGTTCCCTGACCCGGAGCTCGCCGAGGCCCGGATGCGACAGCTGCTGGCGCTGCACGGGGTCTCCTCGTGA
- a CDS encoding sugar phosphate isomerase/epimerase family protein produces MSPAPAPARFSLNQETIRQWSLPELVAGCTAAGVGAVGLWRDPVQRFGVRETAKLVAGAGLRVSSLCRGGFFTAADPVGRAAALEDNRRAVEEAAELGADTLVLVSGGLPDGDRDLVGARRRIVDILGDLVPYAAGLGVRLGIEPLHPMYAADRCVVSTLGQALDIAEEFPASRVGVVVDSYHLWWDERLPAEVRRAGEAGRIVSVQVADWVTPLPEGVLLGRGQLGDGSIDLRAFRELTDSAGYQGPVEVEIFNPGLWARDGAEVLREVIDRYREHVA; encoded by the coding sequence GTGAGCCCGGCGCCGGCGCCCGCCCGGTTCAGCCTGAACCAGGAGACGATCCGCCAGTGGTCGCTTCCCGAGCTGGTGGCCGGGTGTACCGCGGCCGGGGTCGGCGCGGTCGGGCTGTGGCGCGATCCCGTCCAGCGGTTCGGGGTGCGGGAGACCGCGAAGCTGGTCGCCGGGGCCGGACTGCGCGTCAGCTCGCTGTGCCGGGGCGGCTTCTTCACCGCCGCCGATCCGGTCGGGCGGGCGGCCGCCCTCGAGGACAACCGCCGTGCCGTGGAGGAGGCAGCCGAGCTCGGCGCCGACACGCTGGTCCTGGTGTCGGGCGGCCTGCCAGACGGCGACCGGGACCTGGTGGGTGCCCGGCGGCGGATCGTCGACATCCTGGGCGACCTGGTCCCGTACGCCGCCGGGCTCGGGGTGCGTCTGGGGATCGAGCCGCTGCACCCGATGTACGCGGCGGACCGCTGCGTGGTCTCCACCCTCGGTCAGGCCCTGGACATCGCCGAGGAGTTCCCGGCGTCGCGGGTGGGCGTGGTCGTCGACTCCTACCACCTGTGGTGGGACGAGCGGCTGCCCGCCGAGGTCCGGCGGGCCGGAGAGGCCGGGCGGATCGTGTCCGTCCAGGTGGCCGACTGGGTGACCCCCCTGCCCGAGGGCGTGCTGCTGGGGCGGGGGCAGCTGGGCGACGGCTCGATCGATCTGCGGGCCTTCCGGGAGCTGACCGACTCCGCGGGGTACCAGGGGCCGGTCGAGGTCGAGATCTTCAATCCCGGACTGTGGGCCCGCGACGGCGCAGAGGTGCTGCGGGAGGTGATCGACCGCTACCGCGAGCACGTCGCATGA
- a CDS encoding polysaccharide lyase 8 family protein, with amino-acid sequence MTDVWSRRAFLTAVGGSVVLLGSPVLPATAGTVTSVHAAMRAVWQGLVLGTVSSPTAEPFRTRLAALGAQAGQWRSSMAPATGSLWPDQVFTTDPEWMAQSYYRLRTMAEAYVRPGTGLTGDAALRTAVLTGLDHLHAQVYNANQTRYGNWWCWQIGAPQALLDTVVLMYGQLSAAQLTAYCAAVDHFVPDSSVGSYTGTSTGANRVDLCRVLALRGVVGGDDDAKIALARNALTPVFPYVTSGDGLYWDGSFIQHTYVAYTGSYGSVMLGGLGMLFGLLKGTAWEVTDPGAQIVFDAVEHAWAPFLYNGLMMDAVSGRAPSRGVQLADPLQAQLDDHTRGHSVLAAILLLAEGASAAERTRWRGLVKGWTARDYYSPPLTDVTQSLSALARLAEVAADGTVAAAPEPVAHRLFPSMDRATHRRPAWAASLSMASKRITHYETGNGENLRGWHTGSGMLSWWGSTSGNGQYSDAFWPTVNPYRLPGTTVSRKALADGAGGDWGASRPDATWVGGTTDGEFASVGQHLKGLGSTLTARKSWFFLDDTVVCLGAGISSTDGAAVDTVIDNRNLGATGAHALTVGGTVQPATLGWTASFPGPGWAHLAGFGGYVMSGSGTFRALREARTGRWSDINRSASTTALTRRYLTLWYDHGTNPTAGGYVYQLMPGASAAQTSARSAATGWLTVLANNTTAQGVTVGSLGFTGVNFWQPATIGALQASAPCSVTVREPGDGTAVVCVSDPTRTLSGLTLVWNRPVTQVLSQPGSVVSASTGASLQLGFGSLTALEGASQVVRVKLG; translated from the coding sequence ATGACAGATGTGTGGAGCCGTCGTGCCTTCCTCACGGCGGTCGGCGGCAGCGTCGTGCTGCTCGGTAGCCCCGTCCTCCCGGCGACCGCCGGGACGGTGACCTCGGTGCACGCCGCCATGCGCGCGGTGTGGCAGGGCCTCGTCCTGGGGACCGTGTCCTCCCCCACCGCGGAGCCGTTCCGCACCCGGCTGGCCGCGCTGGGTGCGCAAGCCGGGCAGTGGCGTTCCTCGATGGCCCCGGCGACCGGTTCGCTCTGGCCCGACCAGGTCTTCACCACCGACCCCGAGTGGATGGCCCAGAGCTACTACCGGCTGCGGACCATGGCCGAGGCCTACGTCAGACCGGGGACGGGGCTCACCGGTGACGCCGCGCTGCGTACGGCCGTGCTGACCGGGCTGGACCATCTCCACGCCCAGGTCTACAACGCCAACCAGACGCGGTACGGAAACTGGTGGTGCTGGCAGATCGGCGCCCCCCAGGCGCTGCTCGACACCGTCGTCCTGATGTACGGCCAGCTCTCGGCGGCCCAGCTCACCGCCTACTGCGCGGCCGTGGACCACTTCGTACCGGATTCCTCGGTCGGCTCGTACACGGGAACCAGTACGGGAGCGAACCGGGTGGACCTGTGCCGGGTGCTCGCGCTGCGCGGTGTGGTCGGCGGCGACGACGACGCGAAGATCGCCCTGGCCCGGAACGCGCTCACGCCGGTGTTCCCGTACGTCACCTCAGGCGACGGGCTCTACTGGGACGGCTCCTTCATCCAGCACACCTACGTCGCGTACACCGGCTCGTACGGCTCGGTCATGCTCGGCGGACTGGGCATGCTGTTCGGCCTGCTGAAGGGAACGGCCTGGGAGGTGACGGACCCCGGCGCTCAGATCGTCTTCGACGCGGTGGAGCACGCGTGGGCGCCGTTCCTCTACAACGGGCTGATGATGGACGCCGTATCGGGGCGGGCCCCCAGCCGGGGGGTCCAACTGGCCGATCCCCTGCAGGCGCAGCTCGACGACCACACCCGCGGGCACTCGGTCCTCGCCGCGATCCTGCTCCTCGCCGAGGGTGCGTCCGCCGCCGAGCGGACGCGCTGGCGCGGACTGGTGAAGGGCTGGACGGCGCGGGACTACTACAGCCCCCCGCTGACGGACGTCACCCAGAGCCTGTCGGCCCTGGCCCGCCTCGCGGAGGTCGCGGCGGACGGCACGGTCGCGGCGGCGCCCGAGCCGGTGGCGCACCGGCTGTTCCCCTCGATGGACCGGGCCACCCACCGCAGGCCGGCGTGGGCGGCCTCCCTGTCCATGGCCTCGAAGCGGATCACGCACTACGAGACGGGCAACGGGGAGAACCTGCGCGGCTGGCACACGGGCAGCGGCATGCTCTCCTGGTGGGGCTCCACGTCCGGGAACGGCCAGTACTCGGACGCGTTCTGGCCCACGGTCAACCCCTACCGGCTGCCCGGGACCACCGTCTCCCGCAAGGCACTGGCCGACGGAGCCGGGGGCGACTGGGGCGCCTCCCGGCCGGACGCCACCTGGGTCGGCGGCACCACCGACGGGGAGTTCGCCTCGGTGGGCCAGCACCTGAAGGGGCTGGGCAGCACCCTCACGGCCCGCAAGTCCTGGTTCTTCCTCGACGACACGGTCGTCTGCCTGGGCGCCGGGATCAGCTCCACGGACGGCGCCGCGGTCGACACGGTCATCGACAACCGGAATCTGGGTGCGACGGGCGCCCACGCCCTGACCGTGGGCGGCACGGTCCAGCCGGCCACCCTGGGCTGGACCGCCTCCTTCCCCGGGCCCGGCTGGGCACATCTGGCGGGCTTCGGCGGCTATGTGATGTCGGGTTCGGGCACCTTCCGGGCGCTGCGCGAGGCCCGCACCGGCCGGTGGAGCGACATCAACCGGAGCGCTTCCACCACGGCCCTCACCCGGCGCTATCTGACCCTCTGGTACGACCACGGGACGAACCCGACCGCCGGCGGCTACGTCTACCAGCTGATGCCGGGCGCCTCGGCCGCCCAGACCTCGGCGCGGTCCGCCGCGACGGGATGGCTCACGGTGCTCGCCAACAACACGACCGCCCAGGGGGTGACGGTGGGCTCGCTCGGCTTCACCGGGGTGAACTTCTGGCAGCCCGCGACGATCGGCGCCCTGCAGGCGAGTGCGCCGTGTTCGGTCACGGTGCGGGAGCCCGGCGACGGCACGGCCGTGGTCTGCGTCTCGGACCCGACGCGCACCCTGTCGGGACTGACCCTCGTGTGGAACCGGCCCGTCACCCAGGTGCTGTCCCAGCCGGGGAGCGTGGTCTCGGCGAGCACCGGGGCCTCGCTCCAGCTCGGCTTCGGCAGCCTCACCGCCCTGGAGGGGGCGAGCCAGGTGGTGAGGGTGAAGCTGGGGTGA
- a CDS encoding HEAT repeat domain-containing protein: MRPELTEEERAGLLAGLEPDGMLRPAPWVTALHGDPEAMRRLAGSVHPVLRGSVAMARRLPADVVERLARDEDRTVRLFLAERCDDAPADMLLEVFTWWTGSFSTPNRPYGHPNFPGRNLLRYTEDPDRRLRQLALDDPDSTAELVERFSRDEDEEVRARAATDPRLSGESALRLLGDPSPSVRREAAEHPWLPVPALAGLLADEETARAAARNPALPEWVMRRMLD; this comes from the coding sequence GTGAGGCCCGAGCTGACAGAGGAGGAGCGGGCCGGCCTCCTGGCGGGACTGGAACCGGACGGCATGCTCCGCCCGGCCCCGTGGGTGACGGCCCTGCACGGTGATCCCGAGGCCATGCGGCGGCTCGCCGGCTCGGTCCACCCCGTGCTGCGCGGCAGCGTGGCGATGGCCCGGCGGCTGCCGGCCGACGTGGTGGAACGGCTGGCCCGGGACGAGGACCGGACCGTGCGACTGTTCCTCGCCGAGCGGTGCGACGACGCCCCGGCGGACATGCTGCTGGAGGTGTTCACCTGGTGGACCGGCAGCTTCTCGACGCCGAACCGCCCCTACGGCCACCCGAACTTCCCCGGCCGGAACCTGCTCCGCTACACCGAGGACCCCGACCGGCGGCTGCGGCAGCTGGCGCTGGACGACCCCGACTCCACGGCGGAGCTGGTGGAACGCTTCAGCCGGGACGAGGACGAGGAGGTCCGGGCCCGGGCGGCGACCGACCCCCGGCTGTCCGGGGAGTCGGCGCTGCGGCTGCTCGGCGACCCGTCCCCGTCGGTGCGCCGGGAAGCCGCGGAACATCCGTGGCTCCCCGTGCCCGCGCTGGCCGGGCTGCTCGCCGACGAGGAGACGGCCCGGGCGGCGGCCCGGAACCCGGCGCTGCCGGAGTGGGTCATGCGGCGCATGCTCGACTGA